In Amphiprion ocellaris isolate individual 3 ecotype Okinawa chromosome 3, ASM2253959v1, whole genome shotgun sequence, one genomic interval encodes:
- the ireb2 gene encoding iron-responsive element-binding protein 2, producing the protein MALTSPVKEHPYNHLIDTLKDGKIKFFNARKLNDPRYDKLPLSIRVLLEAAIRNCDGFYTKEEDVQNILDWQQQQNKAEVPFSPARVLLQDFTGIPAMVDLAAMRDAVAKHGVDPSLVNPKCPTDLIVDHSLQIDYNKCAIQNAPNPGGGDGSGQSQGPSRSAPTRPPSRGGSQCGGQRGSCSKAACSDSAASPGRPSASVQQIENTPLLCPFHLKPVSETETAVKNQEMELIRNKERLQFFKWCSKAFKNVNVVPPDVGAVHQVNLEYLSRVVQVRDGFIYPDSVVGTDSHTTMINGLGILGWGVGGIESEAVMLGQPVSLTLPQVVGCKLVGSINPLTTSIDIVLGITKHLRQAGISGKFVEFFGPGVSQLSAPDRTTIANMCPEYNATVSFFPVDQVTLKHFKKTNFAQEKLELLESYMKAVKLFRSYEDNSEDPEYSEVIEIDLSSMVPHVSGPKRPQDRVAVSSMKQDFQSCLDEKVGFKGFHIAKEKQETRVPFLHCGQEYQLAHGSVVIAAVISCTNNCNPSVMLTAGLLAKKAVEAGLVVKPYIRTSLAPGSGMVTHYLNTSGVLPYLSQLGFEVIGYGCATCVGNTAPLPEAVVDAIKQGDLVACGVLSGNRHFEGRLCDCVRANYLASPPLVVAYAIAGTVGIDFEKEPLGFTSEGKEVYLRDIWPSREEVQQTEEDKVISSMFRDLRGRMEKGNIFWNNIECPDSVVFPWDHKSTYIRSPSFFSKLSKEVPPPQSIENAHALLFLGDKVTTDHISPAGSIARVSAAAKYLLSKRLTPREFNSYGARRGNDAVMTRGTFASIKLQNRFIGKAGPKTLHIPSNQTLDVFEAADRYQRDGIPLIILAGKDYGSGNSRDWVAKGPYLLGVRAVIAESFEKLHKNQLVGMGIMPLQFLSGQNADSLELSGKERFSIILPESLSPRQQLTVKTSQGKSFDVISLFDTEMDVLFFQHGGLLRYVARTLL; encoded by the exons AGCACCCATACAACCATCTAATTGACACACTGAAAGATGGAAAGATCAAGTTCTTCAATGCACGTAAATTAAATGATCCAAGATATG ACAAGCTGCCTCTATCAATCCGTGTCTTACTGGAGGCAGCAATACGTAACTGTGATGGCTTTTACACAAAAGAGGAAGACGTCCAGAACATTTTGgactggcagcagcagcagaataaagCTGAAGTGCCATTCTCTCCAGCTCGAGTCCTCCTGCAGGACTTCAC TGGTATTCCTGCCATGGTGGACCTGGCAGCCATGAGAGACGCTGTGGCTAAACATGGTGTGGACCCAAGCCTGGTCAACCCGAAATGCCCTACAGACCTCATAGTAGACCACTCGTTACAGATTGATTATAACAAATG TGCCATACAGAATGCTCCCAACCCTGGTGGAGGGGACGGTTCAGGCCAGAGCCAGGGTCCTTCTCGCTCAGCACCCACTCGGCCTCCATCCAGAGGAGGCTCACAGTGTGGAGGCCAGCGGGGCTCCTGTAGTAAAGCTGCCTGCAGCGACTCTGCTGCTTCCCCAGGTCGACCTTCAGCCTCTGTCCAGCAGATTGAGAACACACCTCTCCTCTGCCCTTTCCACCTGAAGCCCGTCTCCGA AACTGAAACAGCTGTGAAGAATCAGGAAATGGAACTGatcagaaacaaagaaaggCTTCAATTCTTCAAG TGGTGTTCCAAAGCATTTAAGAATGTGAACGTGGTTCCTCCGGACGTTGGCGCAGTCCACCAGGTGAATTTGGAGTATCTGTCCAGAGTGGTGCAGGTCCGCGACGGTTTCATCTACCCTGACAGTGTCGTGGGAACTGACTCTCACACTACCATGATCAACGGCCTGGGCATCCTTGGCTGgg GTGTTGGAGGCATTGAGTCAGAGGCCGTGATGTTGGGTCAGCCAGTGTCTCTGACCCTTCCTCAGGTGGTCGGCTGTAAACTGGTGGGCTCCATTAATCCTCTGACCACATCTATAGACATCGTACTCGGCATCACAAAG cactTGCGACAAGCTGGTATTTCTGGGAAGTTTGTTGAGTTTTTCGGACCTGGTGTCTCCCAGCTATCAGCTCCTGACCGAACCACCATTGCCAACATGTGCCCAGAATACAACGCTACTGTTAGCTTCTTCCCTGTCGACCAAGTCACACTCAAGcactttaaaaagacaa ATTTTGCCCAAGAAAAACTTGAATTGTTGGAGTCTTACATGAAAGCTGTAAAACTCTTCCGAAGCTATGAAGACAACTCAGAAGATCCCGAGTACTCTGAG GTGATTGAGATCGACCTGAGCTCTATGGTGCCCCATGTGAGTGGACCGAAGAGGCCTCAGGACAGAGTGGCAGTCAGCAGCATGAAACAAGACTTCCAGAGTTGTCTTGATGAGAAG GTGGGTTTTAAAGGCTTTCACATCGCTAAGGAGAAGCAGGAGACCCGTGTTCCTTTCCTGCACTGTGGTCAGGAGTACCAGCTGGCCCATGGCTCAGTGGTCATCGCTGCTGTTATCAGCTGCACCAACAACTGCAACCCGTCTGTCATGCTGACTGCAG GTCTTCTGGCCAAAAAGGCTGTGGAGGCCGGGCTTGTCGTCAAGCCTTACATTCGGACCAGTCTGGCTCCTGGAAGTGGCATGGTCACTCACTACCTCAATACCAGTGGAGTCCTGCCTTACCTAAGCCAGCTGGG GTTTGAGGTGATAGGTTATGGCTGTGCCACGTGTGTGGGGAACACAGCACCATTACCAGAAGCTGTTGTAGATGCAATCAAACAG GGGGATCTGGTGGCCTGCGGTGTGCTATCAGGCAACAGGCACTTTGAAGGCCGCCTATGCGACTGTGTGCGTGCCAACTACCTGGCCTCCCCTCCCCTGGTGGTGGCTTATGCTATTGCAGGCACTGTGGGAATCGACTTTGAGAAAGAGCCTTTGG GTTTTACATCGGAGGGGAAGGAGGTGTATCTTCGTGATATCTGGCCGTCCAGAGAGGAGGTCCAACAGACCGAAGAGGACAAAGTCATCTCCTCCATGTTTAGGGATCTCAGGGGAAGGATGGAG AAAGGGAACATATTTTGGAACAACATCGAGTGTCCGGACTCTGTAGTTTTCCCCTGGGATCACAAGTCCACATATATCCGTTCACCATCTTTCTTCAGCAAATTG agtaAAGAGGTGCCTCCCCCTCAGTCGATAGAAAACGCTCATGCCTTACTGTTCCTCGGGGATAAAGTGACCACGGACCACATCTCACCAGCGGGCAGCATCGCCAGGGTCAGCGCTGCTGCTAAATACCTGCTGAGCAAACG GCTGACACCGCGTGAGTTTAATTCGTACGGCGCTCGCAGAGGGAATGATGCAGTGATGACCAGAGGCACGTTTGCCAGCATCAAGCTCCAAAATCGATTCATCGGCAAAGCAGGCCCAAAGACTTTGCACATTCCTTCAAACCAGACA CTGGACGTCTTCGAGGCAGCTGATCGCTATCAGAGAGACGGTATTCCCCTCATTATCCTGGCAGGCAAAGACTACGGGTCTGGAAACTCCAGGGACTGGGTAGCCAAAGGACCGTACCTGCTG GGGGTGCGTGCAGTCATCGCTGAGAGCTTTGAGAAGCTGCACAAGAACCAGCTGGTGGGAATGGGCATCATGCCGCTCCAGTTTCTGTCCGGCCAGAACGCCGACTCGCTGGAGCTCAGTGGGAAGGAGAGGTTCAGCATCATCCTGCCAGAGAGCCTGAGTCCGAGGCAGCAGCTCACTGTCAAG ACCAGCCAAGGAAAGTCCTTTGACGTCATCTCTCTGTTTGACACTGAGATGGACGTTCTCTTTTTCCAACACGGAGGGCTTCTTAGATACGTTGCCCGGACTTTGCTCTGA